The window ATTGCTGAAACCTTAAAGACCCTGCTGGCTCCGGGGGACCGAATCCTGATCAAGGGTTCCCGGGGGGCCAGAATGGAGGGGGTCGCTTCGTTGCTGGTGGATAAATAAACTATGCTCTATCATTTGCTGTATCCGCTCCATGAGCGGTATTCCATGCTCAATGTCTTTCGCTATATTACCTTCAGGACCGCCTATGCCATACTGACCGCCCTGGTGCTCTCCTTTGTCCTGGGACCGCGGCTGATCGAGTGGCTCCGGGAGCTTCGGGTCGGGGAAACAATCCGTGAGCTGGGGCCGCAGCGGCATCAGGTCAAGGCAGGCACACCGACCATGGGCGGCATCCTGATCCTCCTTGCCCTGATCGTTCCCACCCTCCTCTGGTCGGATCTGACCAACCGGTATGTCTGGGTGGTTCTCCTGGCTACCATCTCCTTCGGCCTGATCGGTTTTGCGGATGACTATCTGAAGCTGCGCAAAAAGAAGGGCCTGTCCATGCGGACAAAGTTTGGCCTGCAAATTCTGCTGGCTTCGGTTATCAGCCTGTATTTATATTACTTTCCGGCCAATTCATACACCACCGAGCTGACGGTGCCCTTTTTGAAGAACTTCCGGCCAAACCTCTACTGGTTCTACCTTCCTTTTGCTGTCGCGGTGATTGTCGGAACCTGCAACGGCGTCAATCTGACCGACGGACTGGACGGGCTGGCCATCGGCCCCCTCATCATTTCGGCCATGGCCTTTATGGGCATCAGCTATCTGGCCGGGCATGCGACCTTCGCCAATTACCTGATGATCATCAATGTCAAGGGAGCAGGCGAGTTGACCATCTTCTGCGGAACAATGGTCGGTGCGGGCCTTGGCTTTCTGTGGTTCAATTCCTATCCCGCCCAGGTATTCATGGGCGATACCGGCTCTCTGTCGCTGGGTGCGGCCCTGGGAACTGTAGCTCTTATCACCAAGCATGAGCTGCTGCTGACCATTGTCGGC is drawn from bacterium and contains these coding sequences:
- the mraY gene encoding phospho-N-acetylmuramoyl-pentapeptide-transferase — its product is MLYHLLYPLHERYSMLNVFRYITFRTAYAILTALVLSFVLGPRLIEWLRELRVGETIRELGPQRHQVKAGTPTMGGILILLALIVPTLLWSDLTNRYVWVVLLATISFGLIGFADDYLKLRKKKGLSMRTKFGLQILLASVISLYLYYFPANSYTTELTVPFLKNFRPNLYWFYLPFAVAVIVGTCNGVNLTDGLDGLAIGPLIISAMAFMGISYLAGHATFANYLMIINVKGAGELTIFCGTMVGAGLGFLWFNSYPAQVFMGDTGSLSLGAALGTVALITKHELLLTIVGGLFVIETVSVIIQVCSFRLRGRRVFNMAPIHHHYELKGWAEPKVIVRFWIISIILALISLSTLKLR